A window from Malania oleifera isolate guangnan ecotype guangnan chromosome 7, ASM2987363v1, whole genome shotgun sequence encodes these proteins:
- the LOC131159946 gene encoding peroxidase RIP1-like, with protein MASHTFLYLHAFVTFALLTTAFPSKLSPYYYYSVCPEALPTIKRVVQDAVNQEKRMGASLLRLHFHDCFVNGCDGSNLLDSSPTIDSEKNARPNANSARGFEVIDRIKAEVDKACGCPVVSCADILAVAARDSVVALGGPTWKVRLGRRDSTTASRTAANNDIPSPFMDLPALINNFRKQGLDKRDLVALSGGHTIGFAQCQFFRNRTYNESNINKDFARARQSTCPRSGGDTNLAPLDPTPATFDTAYFSNLVGQKGLLHSDQAIFSGGATDELVKTYSKNGWAFSADFARSMVKMGNIKPLTGKQGQIRSNCRKVN; from the exons ATGGCTTCACATACTTTCCTCTACCTCCATGCATTCGTCACTTTCGCTCTTCTAACCACAGCCTTCCCTTCAAAGCTATCCCCTTACTACTACTACAGTGTGTGCCCCGAAGCCTTGCCCACCATCAAACGCGTGGTGCAGGATGCTGTGAACCAAGAGAAACGCATGGGTGCTTCCCTGCTACGTCTTCACTTCCACGACTGCTTTGTCAAC GGTTGCGACGGTTCAAATCTTCTTGACTCTTCCCCCACCATTGACAGCGAAAAGAACGCGCGCCCAAATGCTAACTCCGCCAGAGGATTTGAGGTCATCGACAGAATTAAGGCGGAGGTGGACAAAGCCTGCGGCTGCCCCGTAGTGTCCTGCGCAGACATCTTGGCTGTTGCAGCTCGCGACTCAGTGGTGGCG CTTGGGGGACCAACATGGAAAGTGCGACTAGGAAGGAGAGACTCCACCACGGCCAGCAGAACAGCAGCCAACAACGACATTCCCTCCCCATTCATGGACCTCCCCGCCCTCATCAACAACTTCCGTAAGCAAGGCCTCGACAAGCGAGACCTCGTCGCCCTCTCCGGCGGCCACACCATCGGCTTCGCCCAGTGCCAGTTCTTCAGGAACCGCACTTACAACGAGTCCAACATCAACAAGGACTTCGCCCGCGCCCGCCAGTCCACCTGTCCTCGCAGCGGCGGCGACACCAACCTCGCCCCTCTGGACCCCACCCCCGCCACCTTCGACACTGCCTACTTCTCCAACTTGGTGGGCCAAAAGGGTCTCCTCCACTCCGACCAAGCCATCTTTAGCGGCGGTGCAACCGACGAGCTGGTGAAAACTTACAGCAAAAATGGTTGGGCCTTCTCGGCGGATTTTGCAAGGTCCATGGTTAAGATGGGAAACATAAAGCCTTTGACGGGGAAACAGGGTCAGATTCGGTCGAATTGCAGGAAGGTGAATTAA